Proteins from one Meriones unguiculatus strain TT.TT164.6M chromosome 10, Bangor_MerUng_6.1, whole genome shotgun sequence genomic window:
- the LOC110545915 gene encoding uncharacterized protein LOC110545915 isoform X2, giving the protein MQFWGLIASSVKKKRRRRRRKRKRRRRRKKKKKKKKKKKKKKKKKKEKEKEKEKEKEKEKEKEKEKEKEKKKKEKKKKHMKSDLTPEASISCPPACVGLTKNPLLSAHGPQPPCVP; this is encoded by the exons ATGCAGTTCTGGGGTCTCATTGCTTCCTCAG tgaagaagaagaggaggaggaggaggaggaagaggaagaggaggaggaggaggaagaagaagaagaagaagaagaagaagaagaagaagaagaagaagaagaagaaggagaaggagaaggagaaggagaaggagaaggagaaggagaaggagaaggagaaggagaaggagaaggagaagaagaagaaggagaagaagaagaagcacatGAAAAGCGACCTCACCCCTGAGGCATCCATTTCCTgccctccagcatgtgtgggcCTAACAAAGAACCCACTCTTATCTGCCCATGGCCCACAGCCACCCTGTGTGCCCTGA